One genomic segment of Deinococcus terrestris includes these proteins:
- a CDS encoding COG1361 family protein: protein MHRNLALLALTGVLTLASCSTGTTPTPTPTPTPTPTPTPTPTPTPTPVQTAVLTIDLNGVGRAPIVIRDASGAVVAGYNGTETADGQVITLPRGRYTVQGGIVSGFNAPAVVNVDLSSGNATAQVNYTAVPAAQTAVLTINLEGVSTAPITIKDANGAIVMGYNNAPTTDNSTVTLPRGVYTVIAGATPGFNAPASTTVDLTNGNGTANLTYTAIPVQTTPDPKTGAYYVNAEGDRVYFSDLNGGRIDPSRFRFNAWLDDKDGGINSDLVGQASATGIGEVRNDGTVNEQQEFAPLNNQNIVGAYMEYNDDGTWRPVVNSEVQMNVLPEFQNSIPLIRFSAADDQNRTTAPISAQDITTNGFDSRSWTNAGPSDPNLIGYPQSQKYGYYNATGVEDPFVAGYTWAALFHDPVADGFFGEAGEDGLYARVRVIGYVNGQEIEKHFLDKNFVPSAEVSVIKEVVSFNRTTGEVTGVLADDGSYTVRPGEEVGIRITVRNTGEADARDIQLQERFSEGVRQGYSIGITPQERERLATSGNNVRIEGLDLTADNDFADEQFNATLDLEAGESERFLFFASGEQNGRYCDTATITSYINNDGRLEPYYLNGAENFYNGSVTDNACFTVFGQPNINIIKEVVSARDNNPIRAGTTVNGNEDVQIRIRVSNNGDQTATNIRVTDVLRDEALLPFHSITLGPVVTGMTDLATTQGNDGLTFTIPTLNPGQEVVYLYNARGQFRGLDTNNDGIAENDVYCDVASFTADGGQTGRSEACFTVAQARVLISKTNTPTDLVGGDVYTSTIIVRNTGSSDALNVRVQDILGVNATGAQVEFVNGRYIIRTDEDLPYTGERGVEQFDSDGNGTLDAVRTIGEAGAPGVTIPAGGFLTLNVVSRVPFGAAPGEYCDVASFTADTLNLVNTIREARACVNVRPVSAIQTEFVDSADNLRAGESTNFTSTAYNEASSTEGLRNNVFRFNVGYPEGQASSEGLFDVSNVVVYLDTDADVDERGTVIFRAPGVDTTGTTSVITPARIEYPDNNTRGSFNVVLPEDFVIAPDQAVFVTFTGGTRADLPLAEYFSSYSWNSVGAISRDAKGPATVIESTKISFTAPTP from the coding sequence ATGCATAGGAACCTGGCTCTTCTCGCCCTGACTGGTGTTCTGACCCTCGCGTCGTGCAGCACCGGCACCACCCCCACGCCGACTCCCACGCCGACTCCCACGCCGACTCCCACGCCGACTCCCACGCCGACTCCTACGCCTGTGCAGACGGCGGTTCTCACCATTGACCTCAATGGTGTGGGCCGCGCTCCGATCGTCATCCGTGACGCTAGCGGTGCGGTGGTTGCCGGGTACAACGGCACCGAGACGGCTGACGGCCAGGTGATTACCCTGCCGCGCGGCCGCTACACCGTGCAAGGCGGGATCGTATCGGGCTTCAACGCGCCCGCCGTGGTCAATGTCGATCTCAGCAGCGGCAACGCCACCGCGCAGGTGAACTACACCGCTGTTCCTGCTGCCCAGACGGCTGTCCTGACCATCAACCTTGAGGGTGTGAGCACGGCTCCGATCACGATCAAGGATGCCAACGGCGCCATCGTGATGGGCTACAACAACGCCCCCACCACTGACAACAGCACGGTGACCCTGCCCCGTGGCGTGTACACCGTGATTGCGGGTGCAACCCCCGGCTTCAACGCTCCGGCCAGCACGACGGTTGACCTGACCAACGGCAACGGCACCGCCAACCTGACCTACACGGCGATTCCCGTTCAGACCACCCCCGATCCCAAGACGGGCGCCTACTACGTGAACGCTGAGGGCGACCGGGTCTACTTCTCGGACCTCAATGGCGGCCGTATTGATCCCAGCCGCTTCCGCTTCAACGCGTGGCTTGACGACAAGGACGGCGGCATCAACTCCGATCTGGTCGGCCAGGCGAGCGCGACCGGCATCGGCGAAGTCCGCAACGACGGTACTGTCAACGAGCAGCAGGAGTTCGCGCCCCTCAATAACCAGAACATCGTCGGCGCCTACATGGAGTACAACGACGACGGCACCTGGCGCCCCGTCGTGAACTCCGAAGTGCAGATGAATGTGCTGCCCGAGTTCCAGAACTCCATCCCGCTGATCCGCTTCAGCGCGGCTGACGACCAGAACCGCACCACCGCGCCTATCAGCGCCCAAGACATCACCACCAACGGCTTCGACAGCCGCAGTTGGACTAACGCTGGCCCCAGCGATCCCAACCTGATCGGTTATCCCCAGAGCCAGAAGTACGGCTACTACAACGCCACGGGCGTTGAAGACCCCTTCGTGGCCGGGTACACCTGGGCCGCGCTGTTCCACGACCCCGTGGCCGATGGCTTCTTTGGCGAGGCCGGTGAAGACGGTCTGTACGCCCGCGTCCGCGTGATCGGCTACGTGAACGGGCAGGAAATCGAGAAGCACTTCCTCGACAAAAACTTTGTGCCCAGCGCCGAAGTCAGCGTGATCAAGGAAGTCGTGAGCTTCAACCGGACGACCGGCGAAGTGACTGGCGTGCTGGCCGACGACGGCAGCTACACCGTTCGCCCCGGCGAAGAAGTGGGAATCCGCATCACGGTGCGCAACACCGGTGAGGCCGACGCCCGTGACATTCAGCTCCAGGAGCGCTTCAGCGAAGGTGTGCGTCAGGGCTACAGCATCGGGATCACGCCTCAGGAGCGCGAGCGCCTGGCCACGAGCGGGAACAACGTTCGTATCGAGGGCCTCGACCTGACGGCGGACAACGACTTCGCGGACGAGCAGTTCAACGCGACCCTCGACCTCGAGGCCGGTGAGTCCGAGCGCTTCCTGTTCTTCGCCTCGGGTGAGCAGAACGGCCGTTACTGCGATACGGCGACCATCACGAGCTACATCAACAATGACGGGCGTCTGGAACCCTACTACCTGAACGGTGCCGAGAACTTCTACAACGGCAGCGTGACGGATAACGCCTGCTTCACGGTGTTCGGCCAGCCCAATATCAACATTATCAAGGAAGTCGTCTCGGCGCGCGACAACAACCCCATCCGTGCGGGCACGACGGTCAACGGCAACGAGGACGTGCAGATCCGCATCCGGGTCAGCAACAACGGCGACCAGACGGCGACCAACATCCGCGTGACCGACGTGCTGCGTGACGAGGCTCTGCTGCCCTTCCACAGCATCACCCTCGGCCCGGTGGTTACTGGCATGACGGACCTCGCCACGACCCAGGGCAACGATGGCCTGACCTTCACCATCCCCACCCTGAACCCCGGCCAGGAAGTCGTCTACCTGTACAACGCGCGTGGTCAGTTCCGTGGTCTGGACACCAACAACGACGGCATTGCCGAGAACGACGTGTACTGCGACGTGGCGAGCTTCACGGCCGATGGTGGTCAGACCGGCCGCTCCGAGGCGTGCTTCACGGTGGCGCAGGCCCGTGTCCTCATCAGCAAGACCAACACCCCCACCGACCTCGTGGGCGGCGACGTCTACACCAGCACGATCATCGTGCGCAACACGGGTTCCTCCGACGCGCTCAACGTGCGTGTGCAGGACATCCTGGGTGTCAACGCCACCGGTGCGCAGGTCGAGTTCGTCAACGGCCGCTACATCATCCGCACCGACGAGGATCTGCCCTACACCGGCGAGCGTGGTGTGGAACAGTTCGACAGCGACGGCAACGGCACGCTGGACGCGGTACGCACCATCGGCGAGGCTGGCGCTCCTGGCGTCACCATCCCTGCGGGCGGCTTCCTGACGCTGAACGTGGTCAGCCGCGTGCCCTTCGGTGCGGCTCCCGGCGAGTACTGTGACGTGGCGAGCTTCACTGCCGACACCCTCAACCTCGTCAACACCATCCGCGAGGCGCGTGCTTGCGTCAACGTGCGTCCGGTCTCGGCCATCCAGACCGAGTTCGTGGACTCGGCGGACAACCTGCGTGCGGGCGAAAGCACCAACTTCACGTCCACCGCCTACAACGAGGCCAGCAGCACCGAAGGTCTGCGCAACAACGTCTTCCGCTTCAACGTTGGTTACCCCGAGGGGCAGGCGAGCAGCGAAGGCCTCTTCGATGTGTCGAACGTCGTGGTCTACCTCGATACCGATGCGGACGTTGACGAGCGTGGCACCGTGATCTTCCGCGCCCCCGGCGTGGATACCACTGGCACCACCTCTGTGATCACCCCGGCCCGCATCGAGTATCCGGATAACAACACCCGTGGGTCGTTCAACGTGGTCCTCCCCGAGGACTTCGTCATCGCCCCCGACCAGGCAGTCTTCGTCACCTTCACCGGTGGCACCCGTGCCGACCTGCCGCTCGCCGAATACTTCAGCTCCTACAGCTGGAACTCGGTTGGCGCCATCAGTCGCGATGCGAAGGGACCGGCCACGGTGATCGAGAGCACCAAGATCTCCTTTACCGCCCCCACCCCGTAA
- the ruvX gene encoding Holliday junction resolvase RuvX: protein MTPPSLPTILALDVSKSRIGFAVNAGRLAFGRGNVDRKRLPLDLKAVRLKVEETGAELLLLGLPLRTDGAPSPSADRVRAFGRVLEEKGYRVAYQDERFTTQRARALGAADEDEAAAVQILEMYLLGHGS from the coding sequence GTGACGCCCCCGTCCCTTCCCACCATCCTCGCGCTGGACGTGAGCAAGTCCCGCATCGGCTTCGCGGTCAACGCCGGGCGCCTCGCCTTCGGACGCGGCAACGTGGACCGCAAACGGCTGCCGCTGGACCTCAAGGCCGTGCGCCTCAAGGTCGAGGAGACGGGCGCCGAGCTGCTGCTGCTGGGCCTCCCCCTGCGGACGGACGGTGCCCCCAGCCCCTCTGCCGACCGGGTGCGGGCCTTCGGACGGGTCCTGGAAGAAAAGGGCTACCGGGTCGCCTATCAGGACGAGCGCTTCACGACCCAGCGGGCACGGGCGCTCGGCGCCGCCGATGAGGACGAGGCGGCGGCGGTGCAGATTCTGGAGATGTACCTCCTGGGTCACGGGTCTTAA
- a CDS encoding enoyl-CoA hydratase-related protein, whose product MTSEPVILSRTHAGVRTLTLNRPDKLNAANDALLLTLTEELRAAGADPEVRVVVITGAGRGFCAGQDLGDVSGRDMTFTEHLNHTYNPLIRTIRGLDKPVITAVNGVAAGAGASLALSGDIRLWAGSASLIEVFSNIALVPDSGSTWFLPRLVGYHRAFELMALAEKVGAQDALRLRLCEHVFPDETFGEDVQQYAERLAARPAHALGLTKRALQQAMTSTLDQALDLEAELQQLAGDHWEHEEGVTAFKARRAPDFQREG is encoded by the coding sequence ATGACCAGCGAACCCGTGATCCTGTCCCGCACCCATGCCGGGGTCCGCACCCTGACCCTTAACCGCCCGGACAAGCTCAACGCCGCGAATGACGCGCTGCTGCTCACGCTGACTGAGGAACTTCGGGCTGCTGGCGCCGACCCCGAGGTGCGGGTCGTGGTGATCACGGGCGCCGGGCGGGGCTTTTGCGCGGGGCAGGACCTGGGGGACGTGTCGGGACGGGACATGACCTTCACCGAGCACCTGAACCACACCTATAACCCCTTGATCCGGACCATCCGGGGGCTGGACAAGCCGGTCATCACGGCGGTGAACGGGGTCGCGGCCGGGGCGGGGGCCAGCCTCGCGCTGTCGGGCGATATTCGGCTGTGGGCGGGGTCGGCCAGCCTGATTGAGGTGTTCTCCAATATCGCGCTGGTACCGGACTCGGGCAGCACGTGGTTCCTGCCCCGGCTGGTGGGCTACCACCGGGCCTTCGAGCTGATGGCGCTCGCCGAAAAGGTGGGCGCCCAGGACGCGCTGCGGCTGCGGCTGTGCGAGCACGTCTTCCCCGACGAGACCTTCGGGGAAGACGTGCAGCAGTACGCCGAGCGGCTGGCGGCGCGGCCCGCGCACGCGCTGGGGCTGACCAAGCGGGCGCTTCAGCAGGCCATGACGAGCACGCTGGATCAAGCGCTAGACCTCGAAGCCGAGTTGCAACAGCTCGCCGGGGACCACTGGGAGCACGAGGAGGGCGTCACAGCGTTCAAGGCGCGGCGGGCGCCCGACTTCCAGCGGGAAGGGTGA
- a CDS encoding M23 family metallopeptidase: MRLWTVAAGGILAASAVAMAHYAPALPDSAIAKPSRQFGLPFAGAPGPNTWLLGQGYGNTTGAYRQRRSTYGNLQGLHAGLDFSAPCGTPVRAIGDGVVAEVDGPHGSPPHNVVIDHAGNLSSLYGHLRVRSSVRVGQQVKRGQVIGESGDSQFTCVSAPHLHLELRDRSHQRFFNPLPYIAADWDSLALAGSFGRGYEYDLVSPRKWQTPESQPEVRRGGAILNEFARPWPPAPGGAR, translated from the coding sequence ATGCGACTTTGGACAGTAGCGGCGGGGGGAATCCTGGCCGCGTCGGCGGTGGCGATGGCCCACTACGCGCCCGCCCTCCCCGACAGCGCGATCGCCAAACCCTCGCGGCAGTTCGGCCTGCCCTTTGCGGGAGCGCCGGGGCCGAACACGTGGCTGCTGGGCCAGGGCTACGGCAATACCACCGGCGCCTACCGCCAGCGCCGCTCCACCTACGGCAACCTCCAGGGGCTGCACGCGGGCCTGGACTTCAGCGCTCCGTGCGGCACGCCGGTCCGCGCTATCGGGGATGGGGTGGTCGCGGAGGTGGACGGGCCGCACGGCAGTCCGCCGCACAATGTGGTGATTGACCACGCGGGCAACCTCAGCAGCCTGTACGGGCACCTGCGGGTGCGCTCCAGCGTGCGGGTCGGGCAGCAGGTGAAGCGGGGGCAGGTGATCGGGGAGAGCGGCGACTCGCAGTTCACCTGCGTGAGTGCGCCGCACCTGCACCTGGAGTTGCGGGACCGCTCGCACCAGCGCTTTTTCAACCCGCTGCCCTACATCGCCGCCGACTGGGACTCGCTGGCGCTGGCAGGGTCTTTTGGGCGCGGGTACGAGTACGACCTCGTCTCGCCGCGCAAATGGCAGACCCCGGAGTCTCAGCCCGAGGTTCGGCGGGGCGGGGCCATTCTCAACGAGTTCGCCCGGCCGTGGCCGCCCGCGCCGGGGGGGGCGCGATGA
- a CDS encoding TolB-like translocation protein: MRKAAVLALALSSPVLAATLPSKAVLSGTCCPGAVWTPDSRNLMFLDGPPARPTTGIYQVSANGGEVTRRFSSVAFFSPRLIWAVRPGTGENTTLERLADQRRFTLPTRGADVAWTRSENRLAYTRSDTAGNFDRRATRVFVADAFGSPRQVATLYGGGISGWLNETTLLLNGKSVAAARDRDLFTLDTRTGARRTLASALSFRGVSLSPDGAWVTYYVAFDSAARNGLWVRPTAGGAARKLSAFGSYRWRDARRLLLIPLDPNGGPHVLREYNVGTNAWRTLGDLGDQVRQGDWSVSPDGKKVAYLSARDGNVRVLTLP; encoded by the coding sequence ATGAGGAAGGCGGCAGTCCTGGCCCTCGCCTTAAGCTCGCCCGTTCTCGCCGCCACCCTCCCCTCCAAAGCGGTCCTGAGCGGCACCTGCTGCCCCGGCGCGGTGTGGACGCCGGACTCGCGGAACCTGATGTTCCTGGACGGTCCCCCGGCGCGGCCCACGACCGGCATCTATCAGGTGTCGGCGAACGGGGGAGAGGTCACCCGGCGCTTTTCCTCGGTGGCGTTCTTCTCTCCCCGGTTGATCTGGGCCGTGCGGCCGGGCACCGGGGAGAACACCACGCTGGAGCGGCTGGCGGACCAGCGCCGCTTCACGCTGCCCACGCGCGGGGCGGACGTGGCGTGGACGCGCTCGGAGAATCGGCTGGCCTACACGCGCAGCGACACGGCCGGGAACTTCGACCGCCGGGCCACCCGCGTCTTCGTGGCCGACGCCTTCGGCTCGCCCCGGCAGGTCGCCACCCTGTACGGTGGGGGCATCAGCGGCTGGCTGAATGAAACGACGCTGCTGCTGAATGGCAAGAGCGTGGCGGCGGCGCGGGACCGCGACCTGTTCACGCTGGACACCCGCACCGGGGCGCGGCGCACGCTGGCCTCGGCGCTGTCGTTCCGGGGGGTCAGCCTCAGCCCGGACGGGGCGTGGGTGACCTATTACGTGGCCTTTGACTCAGCGGCCCGCAATGGCCTGTGGGTGCGGCCCACGGCGGGCGGGGCGGCGCGGAAGCTCAGCGCCTTCGGCTCGTACCGCTGGCGCGACGCCCGGCGCCTGCTCCTCATCCCGCTGGACCCGAACGGCGGCCCGCATGTCCTGCGCGAGTACAACGTGGGGACGAATGCGTGGCGCACACTGGGCGACCTCGGCGATCAGGTGCGGCAGGGCGACTGGTCGGTCAGCCCGGACGGAAAGAAGGTGGCGTACCTGAGTGCGCGGGACGGCAACGTACGGGTGCTGACGCTGCCGTAG
- a CDS encoding FAD-dependent oxidoreductase, producing the protein MTGGPGQAGQVWAHVGQPFGEREYDVVVLGAGRMGTACALYLRRLAPHLRLLLVERGGLPNEEGATILAPGVWTRLDVPPGREAEAQWTHANLFGDPTAKPLPLLRLHPEEGPGRVPTRQMLARFPEAASLLDPDALPWAEVDEDASTYRPGAVALACGQAAVREGADLLLNTHAHLTPGGVRLDRLTVTNTHEIVTHETHEVRAGIVIVAMGAEGPAAAEQDLGIHTAHGRAYRQFPRLNTPSDGWTPVLRAGGLTLRPQHGGFTVVPPLHHRDPSGYVPQGGRLTGVPVGVRRETLEDLTRLMDALPPLATGALEIGRSLADVPGAWVALPGGQVDAPPRHEALGDGRHLLLGGPLADTLGLAVAYDLAARVAGVEERPWG; encoded by the coding sequence ATGACAGGCGGGCCGGGGCAGGCAGGACAGGTGTGGGCACACGTGGGGCAACCCTTCGGAGAGCGCGAGTACGACGTGGTGGTCCTGGGCGCCGGGCGGATGGGCACGGCCTGCGCCCTGTACCTGCGGCGACTGGCCCCTCATCTGCGCCTGCTGCTCGTCGAGCGCGGCGGCCTCCCCAACGAGGAGGGGGCGACCATCCTCGCGCCGGGGGTGTGGACCCGGCTGGACGTGCCGCCGGGCCGGGAGGCGGAAGCCCAGTGGACCCACGCCAATCTGTTCGGGGACCCGACGGCCAAGCCTCTCCCCCTGCTGCGCCTGCACCCGGAGGAAGGCCCCGGCCGCGTCCCCACCCGGCAGATGCTCGCCCGCTTTCCAGAGGCGGCATCCCTCCTTGACCCCGACGCCCTTCCCTGGGCTGAGGTGGATGAGGACGCCTCCACCTACCGCCCCGGCGCGGTGGCGCTGGCCTGCGGGCAGGCGGCGGTGCGGGAGGGCGCCGACCTGTTGCTCAACACCCACGCACACTTGACGCCCGGCGGCGTGCGCCTGGACCGCCTGACGGTCACGAATACGCACGAGATCGTCACCCACGAGACGCACGAGGTCCGCGCCGGGATCGTGATCGTGGCGATGGGCGCGGAGGGACCAGCCGCCGCCGAGCAAGACCTGGGCATTCACACGGCGCACGGGCGGGCCTACCGCCAGTTTCCGCGCCTGAACACGCCCAGCGACGGCTGGACCCCAGTCCTGCGGGCGGGCGGCCTGACCCTGCGCCCGCAGCATGGAGGCTTCACGGTGGTTCCACCCCTGCACCACCGCGACCCCTCCGGCTACGTCCCCCAGGGCGGGCGGCTGACCGGGGTGCCGGTGGGCGTGCGCCGCGAGACATTGGAAGACCTCACCCGCCTGATGGACGCCCTGCCCCCCCTGGCGACCGGGGCGCTGGAAATCGGCCGCAGCCTCGCCGACGTGCCCGGCGCGTGGGTGGCCCTGCCCGGCGGCCAGGTGGACGCCCCCCCCCGTCACGAGGCGCTGGGAGACGGGCGGCACCTCCTCCTCGGCGGCCCCCTTGCGGACACGCTGGGGCTGGCGGTGGCCTACGACCTCGCGGCGCGGGTGGCCGGGGTAGAGGAGCGGCCGTGGGGGTAG
- a CDS encoding SpoIID/LytB domain-containing protein, translating to MRVLTFLMVLVAPCAAGALDVRVLVASGPQLTVRLPPPPGPGLTTPLAGPPAPAAPSVPWTVGNRGGKLTLGGQDAGSDVLYVPPSPGSLVEIAGKTYRGGVLLRAVSGGVQGINVVDVEDYLRGVVPAEMPASWPAAALAAQAVIARTYVSARINPALPYDTCATESCQVYRGVPAEKVGTDTAIQATAGQVLAYGDKPAQTYFSSDSGGHTASSEEVWGRGIPYLVAQPDPHSAGGPRAAWRVEASAAKVQAAAERFRVRVGTVRSVGVTLTSASGRVLEVTLTGTSGSGRLSGLQAGDFVRALGAHSTRVRLGGSVGPGQPLVLEGSGAGHGVGLSQYGALGLARANADHRRILSFYYPGTTLEVLADAPGGRGRPVLAAAGVGHAE from the coding sequence ATGCGCGTGCTGACCTTTCTCATGGTGCTGGTGGCCCCCTGCGCCGCCGGGGCGCTGGACGTGCGGGTGCTGGTGGCGAGCGGCCCGCAGCTCACCGTGCGGCTGCCGCCCCCGCCGGGGCCAGGGCTGACCACACCCCTGGCAGGCCCGCCTGCCCCCGCCGCCCCCTCGGTCCCCTGGACGGTGGGCAACCGGGGCGGCAAGCTCACCCTAGGCGGCCAGGACGCGGGGAGCGACGTGCTGTACGTGCCGCCCTCGCCGGGGAGTCTGGTGGAGATCGCGGGGAAGACCTACCGGGGCGGCGTGCTGCTGCGGGCCGTGAGCGGCGGCGTCCAGGGCATCAACGTGGTGGACGTGGAGGACTACCTGCGCGGGGTGGTTCCCGCCGAGATGCCCGCGAGCTGGCCCGCCGCCGCGCTCGCGGCGCAGGCGGTGATCGCCCGCACCTACGTCTCCGCCCGCATCAACCCGGCGCTGCCCTACGACACCTGCGCCACCGAAAGCTGCCAGGTCTACCGGGGCGTCCCGGCGGAAAAGGTCGGGACCGACACGGCGATTCAGGCTACCGCCGGGCAGGTGCTCGCCTACGGGGACAAGCCCGCACAGACGTACTTTTCCAGCGATTCCGGTGGGCACACGGCGTCCAGCGAGGAGGTCTGGGGACGCGGGATTCCCTACCTCGTCGCGCAGCCGGACCCGCACTCGGCGGGCGGCCCCCGCGCCGCGTGGCGGGTGGAGGCGAGCGCCGCGAAGGTGCAGGCCGCCGCCGAACGCTTCCGGGTGCGGGTGGGCACCGTGCGCTCGGTGGGCGTCACCCTGACTTCCGCGTCGGGCCGGGTGCTGGAGGTCACGCTGACGGGCACGTCGGGCAGCGGGCGGCTGAGCGGCCTGCAAGCGGGCGACTTCGTGCGGGCGCTGGGGGCGCACAGCACCCGCGTCCGGCTCGGCGGGAGCGTGGGGCCGGGGCAACCGCTGGTGCTGGAGGGGTCCGGGGCCGGGCACGGGGTGGGCCTCTCGCAGTACGGGGCGCTGGGGCTGGCCCGCGCGAATGCCGACCACCGCCGCATCCTGAGCTTCTACTACCCCGGCACCACGCTGGAAGTGTTGGCCGACGCGCCCGGTGGGCGGGGCCGTCCGGTGCTCGCGGCGGCAGGGGTGGGTCATGCCGAGTAA